A genomic stretch from Aminobacter aminovorans includes:
- a CDS encoding ATP-binding protein, translated as MRCIDAPQSMSLHGSMASQAQPLNDKTPVQPRQEGRRLLALPGVLAIAAALVSAAVSFAILIGVTPITPDSTTTLALIAINAVLVLILVGLIAFEIQRIVMARRRGKAASRLHVRIVTMFALVAALPALLVAVVASITLDIGLDRWFQIRTTTIVNSSLSIAEAYVQENARNLQSTTLSMANDLDNNRPLYGLDRSGFLDFMGRQAQLRALAHAALISADGSFVMSAKTGADFAMPEPPAVAVQTAADGKPVLIEPKTRNIVGAIIKLREIEGLYLYTIRLVDPEVIKARQIVTANTEEYRDLGANRRTTQIAFALLYLGLTLIVVLSAIWTGIAVADRIVRPIRQLIGAADEVATGNLDVSVPVRQSDGDVGALSDTFNNMLLELKSQRNEILTAKDVIDERRRFSEAVLSGVTAGVIGVDPYGSITIVNPSAEAMLAISASESLGQNLSILLPHVGRVFEIGRKSGRAVYREQVTFYRAGAERTFNVQVTVEEGESEVGDKSYVVTIDDITDLVTAQRTSAWADVARRIAHEIKNPLTPIQLSAERIRRRYGKVITEDREVFDQCTETIIRQVGDIGRMVDEFSAFARMPKPEMKVIDIREPLREASFLVEVSRADIAFEREITPGPLKGTFDSRLMAQAFGNVIKNAAEAIEAAERQTGEAGVIKIRARRDGNSIRIDVIDNGKGLPRENRQRLLEPYMTTREKGTGLGLAIVKKIVEDHGGRLELHDAPADFHGGRGAMISMVLPAAAEEAAAPKGADDAVQGRETEKVGNGV; from the coding sequence ATGCGTTGCATAGATGCGCCGCAATCAATGTCTCTACACGGCAGCATGGCGAGCCAGGCACAACCTCTGAACGACAAGACACCCGTGCAACCCCGGCAGGAAGGTCGCCGCCTTCTCGCGCTTCCGGGCGTGCTGGCTATTGCCGCGGCGCTGGTTTCGGCGGCGGTGTCGTTCGCTATCCTGATCGGCGTGACGCCGATCACCCCTGATTCGACGACAACGCTGGCGCTTATCGCCATCAATGCAGTGCTGGTGCTGATCCTCGTCGGGCTGATTGCCTTCGAGATCCAGCGCATCGTCATGGCCCGCAGGCGCGGCAAGGCAGCGTCGCGGCTGCATGTGCGCATCGTCACAATGTTCGCGCTGGTGGCAGCGCTGCCGGCACTGCTGGTCGCCGTCGTCGCGTCGATCACGCTCGACATCGGCCTCGACCGCTGGTTCCAGATCCGCACCACGACAATCGTCAACTCGTCGCTGTCGATCGCCGAGGCCTATGTCCAGGAGAACGCGCGCAATCTGCAGAGCACGACGCTGTCGATGGCCAACGACCTCGACAACAACCGTCCGCTCTACGGTCTCGACCGCAGCGGCTTCCTCGACTTCATGGGCCGGCAGGCGCAACTGCGCGCGCTCGCCCATGCAGCCCTGATCAGCGCCGACGGCTCTTTCGTCATGAGCGCCAAGACCGGCGCTGATTTCGCCATGCCCGAACCTCCTGCCGTTGCGGTCCAGACCGCGGCGGACGGCAAGCCGGTGCTGATCGAGCCGAAGACGCGCAACATCGTCGGCGCCATCATCAAGCTGCGTGAGATCGAAGGGCTCTATCTCTACACGATCCGCCTGGTCGATCCCGAGGTGATCAAGGCGCGCCAGATCGTCACTGCAAATACCGAAGAGTATCGCGACCTCGGCGCCAACCGGCGCACGACGCAGATCGCCTTCGCCCTGCTTTATCTCGGCCTCACGCTGATCGTCGTGCTGTCGGCTATCTGGACCGGCATCGCGGTCGCGGACCGCATCGTCCGGCCGATCCGCCAGCTGATCGGCGCCGCCGACGAGGTGGCGACGGGCAATCTCGATGTTTCGGTGCCGGTGCGGCAATCGGATGGCGACGTCGGCGCGCTCAGCGACACGTTCAACAACATGCTGCTCGAGCTCAAGTCGCAGCGTAACGAGATCCTGACCGCCAAGGACGTCATCGACGAACGCCGCCGTTTCTCGGAAGCCGTGCTTTCCGGCGTCACCGCCGGCGTCATTGGCGTCGACCCCTATGGCAGCATCACCATCGTCAATCCTTCGGCCGAAGCGATGCTGGCGATTTCGGCGTCCGAGTCGCTTGGCCAGAACCTGTCGATCCTGTTGCCTCACGTCGGCCGCGTCTTTGAGATCGGCCGCAAGTCGGGCCGCGCCGTCTACCGCGAGCAGGTCACCTTCTACCGCGCAGGCGCCGAGCGCACCTTCAACGTGCAGGTGACGGTCGAGGAGGGTGAAAGCGAGGTCGGCGACAAGTCCTATGTCGTGACCATCGACGACATCACCGACCTCGTCACGGCACAGCGCACCTCTGCCTGGGCCGACGTTGCACGGCGCATAGCCCACGAGATCAAGAACCCGCTGACGCCGATCCAGCTGTCGGCGGAGCGCATTCGCCGCCGCTATGGCAAGGTCATCACCGAAGACCGCGAGGTCTTCGACCAGTGCACCGAAACCATCATCCGCCAGGTCGGCGACATAGGCCGTATGGTCGATGAATTCTCGGCCTTCGCGCGTATGCCGAAGCCCGAGATGAAGGTGATCGACATTCGCGAGCCGCTGCGCGAGGCGTCTTTCCTTGTCGAGGTCAGCCGCGCCGACATCGCCTTCGAGCGCGAGATCACGCCCGGTCCGCTCAAGGGAACCTTCGATAGCCGCCTGATGGCCCAGGCCTTCGGCAATGTCATCAAGAATGCCGCCGAGGCGATCGAGGCGGCGGAACGCCAGACCGGTGAGGCCGGGGTCATCAAGATCCGGGCGCGGCGGGACGGCAACTCGATCCGCATCGATGTGATCGACAATGGCAAGGGATTGCCGCGCGAGAATCGCCAGCGGCTGCTCGAGCCCTATATGACGACACGCGAGAAAGGCACCGGCCTCGGCCTCGCTATCGTCAAGAAGATTGTCGAGGACCACGGCGGAAGATTGGAACTTCACGACGCACCAGCCGATTTCCATGGCGGGCGCGGCGCGATGATCAGCATGGTCCTGCCTGCGGCGGCCGAAGAGGCCGCGGCACCCAAGGGTGCCGACGACGCAGTGCAGGGCAGAGAAACCGAAAAGGTCGGAAATGGCGTCTGA
- a CDS encoding sigma-54-dependent transcriptional regulator, translated as MASDILIVDDEEDIRELVAGILSDEGHETRTAFDADSALAAIADRAPRLVFLDIWLQGSRLDGLALLDAIKTLHPNLPVVMISGHGNIETAVSAIRRGAYDFIEKPFKADRLILIAERALETSKLKREVSDLKMRSGETHDLIGMSSAMSQLRQTIDRVAPTNSRVMIIGPSGSGKEMAARAIHALSSRKNGPFVALNAATITPERMEIELFGTESNGGERKVGALEEAHQGILYLDEIADMPRETQNKILRVLVEQQFERVGGTKRVKVDVRIISSTAQNLEAMIAEGRFREDLYHRLAVVPVMVPGLAERREDIPYLVDNFMKQMAKQAGIKPRRIGDDALAVLQAHNWPGNVRQLRNNVERLLILARSDNPEAPITADLLPSEIGDVMPRAPNQSDQHIMALPLREAREMFEKEYLIAQINRFGGNISKTAEFIGMERSALHRKLKSLGV; from the coding sequence ATGGCGTCTGATATTCTTATCGTTGACGACGAGGAAGACATCCGCGAACTCGTTGCGGGCATCCTGAGCGACGAAGGTCACGAAACCCGCACGGCGTTCGACGCCGACAGCGCGCTTGCCGCTATTGCGGACCGAGCGCCGCGCCTTGTCTTCCTCGACATCTGGTTGCAGGGGTCGCGGCTGGACGGTCTGGCCTTGCTCGACGCGATCAAGACGCTGCATCCCAACCTGCCGGTGGTGATGATCTCCGGCCATGGCAACATTGAAACAGCCGTTTCGGCGATCCGCCGCGGCGCCTATGATTTCATCGAGAAGCCGTTCAAGGCCGACCGGCTGATCCTGATCGCCGAGCGCGCGCTCGAAACCTCGAAGCTGAAGCGCGAGGTCTCCGACCTCAAGATGCGCAGCGGCGAAACGCACGATCTGATCGGCATGTCGTCTGCGATGAGCCAGCTGCGCCAGACCATCGATCGTGTCGCGCCGACCAACAGCCGCGTCATGATCATCGGCCCGTCGGGTTCCGGCAAGGAAATGGCCGCGCGCGCCATCCATGCCCTGTCGTCGCGGAAGAACGGTCCGTTCGTCGCACTCAACGCCGCGACGATCACGCCGGAGCGCATGGAGATCGAGCTGTTCGGCACCGAATCGAATGGTGGCGAACGCAAGGTCGGCGCACTTGAAGAGGCGCATCAGGGCATATTGTACCTCGACGAAATCGCCGACATGCCGCGCGAAACGCAGAACAAGATCCTGCGCGTGCTCGTCGAACAGCAGTTCGAGCGCGTCGGCGGCACCAAGCGGGTCAAGGTCGATGTCCGCATCATCTCGTCAACGGCGCAGAACCTCGAGGCGATGATCGCCGAGGGGCGCTTCCGCGAGGATCTCTATCACCGCCTTGCCGTCGTGCCTGTCATGGTGCCGGGGCTTGCCGAGCGTCGCGAGGACATTCCCTACCTTGTCGACAACTTCATGAAACAGATGGCCAAGCAGGCGGGCATCAAGCCGCGCCGCATCGGTGACGACGCGCTCGCCGTGCTCCAGGCTCACAACTGGCCTGGCAACGTCCGGCAGCTGCGCAACAATGTCGAGCGGTTGCTGATCCTCGCCCGCAGCGACAATCCCGAGGCGCCGATTACCGCCGACCTGCTGCCGTCCGAAATCGGCGACGTCATGCCGCGTGCGCCGAACCAGTCGGACCAGCACATCATGGCGCTGCCGCTTCGCGAGGCGCGGGAGATGTTCGAGAAGGAGTATCTCATCGCCCAGATCAATCGCTTCGGTGGCAACATCTCCAAGACTGCCGAGTTCATCGGCATGGAGCGCTCGGCACTTCACCGCAAGCTCAAGTCGCTCGGCGTCTAG
- the trkA gene encoding Trk system potassium transporter TrkA, which translates to MRVIICGAGQVGYGIAERLAAEKNDVSIIDTAPELIHAVRDQLDVRGFVGHGSHPEVLEAAGAQNADMIIAVTLFDEVNIVACEVAHALFNVPMKVARIRSQAYLQPHYQDLFSRDHLPIDVIISPELEVGEMVLRRITLPGAVDVVRFAENHIIMVAIECLEDCPVINTPLAQLSELFPDLPSTVVGVTRNGRLFIPHSADQLVAGDLAYVVTTKEQVRRTLGLFGHDEQEATRIVIAGGGNIGLFVARTLEQRQSRTKIKIIEAHRERAIKVADELRRTVVLNGSALDQKLLMEADIQDADLMVALTNNDQVNILSSVMAKRLGCKGNLALINNPAYHDLTKPLGIDAHVNPSAVTISRVLQHVRRGRIRQVHSIQRGAAEIIEAEALETSPLVGTLLRDLDLPDGMRIGAIYRDGHVVKPSGSVKVKPKDRVVIFALDKAVKQVEQMFRVSLEFF; encoded by the coding sequence ATGCGCGTAATCATCTGCGGGGCGGGACAGGTCGGTTACGGCATCGCGGAAAGGCTGGCGGCGGAAAAGAACGACGTCTCGATCATCGACACCGCGCCCGAACTGATCCATGCGGTGCGCGACCAGCTCGACGTGCGTGGTTTCGTCGGCCACGGCTCGCATCCAGAGGTGCTGGAGGCCGCCGGCGCCCAGAACGCCGACATGATCATCGCGGTGACCTTGTTCGACGAGGTCAACATCGTCGCCTGCGAAGTGGCGCACGCTTTGTTCAACGTGCCGATGAAGGTCGCCCGCATCCGCTCGCAGGCCTATTTGCAGCCGCACTACCAGGACCTGTTCTCGCGCGACCATCTGCCGATCGACGTGATCATCTCGCCTGAGCTGGAAGTGGGCGAAATGGTGCTGCGCCGCATCACGCTGCCCGGTGCCGTCGATGTCGTCCGCTTCGCCGAAAACCACATCATCATGGTGGCGATCGAGTGCCTGGAGGATTGCCCTGTCATCAACACGCCGCTGGCGCAGCTCAGCGAGCTTTTCCCCGACCTGCCGTCGACAGTCGTCGGCGTGACGCGCAATGGCCGCCTGTTCATCCCGCATTCGGCCGACCAGCTTGTGGCGGGCGATCTTGCCTATGTCGTGACCACCAAGGAACAGGTCCGGCGCACGCTCGGCCTGTTCGGCCACGATGAGCAGGAAGCGACCCGCATCGTCATTGCCGGCGGCGGCAATATCGGCCTGTTTGTGGCCCGCACGCTCGAACAGCGCCAGAGCCGCACCAAGATCAAGATCATCGAGGCGCACCGGGAGCGCGCGATCAAGGTCGCCGACGAGTTGCGTCGTACCGTGGTGCTCAACGGCAGCGCGCTCGACCAGAAGCTTCTGATGGAAGCCGACATTCAGGACGCCGACCTGATGGTGGCGCTGACCAACAACGACCAGGTCAACATCCTTTCCTCCGTCATGGCCAAGCGGCTGGGCTGCAAGGGCAATCTCGCTCTGATCAACAACCCGGCCTATCACGACCTGACCAAGCCGCTCGGCATCGACGCGCACGTCAATCCGAGTGCCGTCACGATCTCGCGCGTGCTCCAGCATGTCAGGCGCGGCCGCATCCGCCAGGTGCACTCGATCCAGCGCGGTGCCGCCGAGATCATCGAGGCCGAGGCGCTCGAAACCTCGCCGCTGGTCGGCACGCTGCTGCGCGACCTGGATCTGCCCGACGGCATGCGTATCGGCGCCATCTACAGGGATGGCCATGTGGTCAAGCCGAGCGGGTCGGTGAAGGTCAAGCCCAAGGATCGTGTCGTCATTTTCGCGCTCGACAAGGCGGTCAAGCAGGTCGAGCAGATGTTCCGCGTCAGCCTCGAATTCTTCTGA
- a CDS encoding D-amino-acid transaminase produces MPRIAYVNGRYLPHAQAGVHIEDRGYQFADGVYEVCEVARGFIVDSVGHLNRLDRSLSELRIAWPVNRAVLVHIMREVIARNRVRNGMVYLQVTRGVAPRDHVFPGETTLSSLVVTAKRTDPVASAKRAAAGIKVITVPENRWERVDIKSVGLLPNVLARQQAKEAGAQEAWFVDPDGTVKEGAATNAWIVTKDGHLVTRPADSGILRGITRTTLMDVAKKLDLKVEERGFTVEEAKSAREAFMTAATTVIMPIVAIDGQPVANGHPGSVALSLRDAFFDVAEKIQA; encoded by the coding sequence ATGCCGCGCATAGCCTACGTCAACGGCCGCTATCTCCCGCATGCCCAGGCAGGCGTGCATATCGAAGACAGGGGCTATCAGTTCGCCGACGGCGTCTATGAGGTCTGCGAGGTGGCGCGCGGCTTCATCGTCGACAGCGTCGGCCATCTCAACCGCCTCGACCGCTCGCTTTCCGAACTCAGGATCGCCTGGCCTGTCAATCGCGCCGTGCTGGTCCACATCATGCGCGAGGTCATTGCCCGCAATCGTGTTCGCAATGGCATGGTCTATCTCCAGGTGACGCGCGGCGTCGCGCCGCGTGACCACGTGTTCCCAGGCGAAACCACCCTGTCATCGCTCGTCGTGACCGCCAAGCGCACCGACCCGGTCGCGTCGGCCAAGCGGGCGGCGGCAGGCATCAAGGTGATTACCGTTCCGGAGAATCGCTGGGAGCGCGTCGACATCAAGTCGGTTGGTCTGCTGCCCAACGTGCTGGCGCGTCAGCAGGCCAAGGAGGCCGGCGCGCAGGAGGCGTGGTTCGTCGACCCGGATGGGACCGTGAAGGAAGGGGCTGCGACAAACGCCTGGATCGTCACCAAGGACGGCCACCTCGTCACCCGTCCGGCAGACAGCGGCATCCTGCGCGGTATCACGCGTACGACGCTGATGGATGTCGCCAAGAAGCTTGACCTGAAGGTCGAGGAGCGCGGGTTTACCGTCGAGGAAGCCAAGTCGGCGCGCGAGGCGTTCATGACCGCGGCAACGACCGTGATCATGCCGATCGTCGCCATTGACGGCCAGCCGGTCGCCAACGGGCATCCCGGATCGGTCGCGCTTTCACTCCGTGATGCATTTTTTGACGTTGCGGAAAAAATCCAAGCCTGA
- the hfq gene encoding RNA chaperone Hfq, translated as MAERSQNLQDLFLNSVRKSKNPLTIFLINGVKLTGVVTSFDNFCVLLRRDGHSQLVYKHAISTIMPSQPVQMFDGEESQGG; from the coding sequence ATGGCGGAACGATCGCAGAATCTTCAGGACCTTTTCCTGAATTCAGTTCGCAAGAGCAAAAACCCACTCACCATTTTCCTGATTAACGGCGTGAAGTTGACCGGAGTAGTTACCTCCTTCGACAATTTCTGTGTTTTGTTGCGCCGTGACGGGCACTCGCAGCTCGTCTACAAGCATGCCATCTCCACGATCATGCCGAGCCAGCCGGTTCAGATGTTCGATGGCGAGGAAAGCCAGGGCGGCTGA
- the hflX gene encoding GTPase HflX, giving the protein MARDRTAGAKAGDSNGPESVGGDKAPTRAVVIVPVLTRQPKGDDDSARPRLQRSAEARHDEAVGLTRAIDLEPVHTAIVTLNDPRPATLLGSGKVEEFATIVKERGAELVIVDHPLTPVQQRNLEKEMNAKVLDRTGLILEIFGRRARTKEGTLQVELAHLNYQKGRLVRSWTHLERQRGGAGFLGGPGETQIESDRRALQEKIIKLKRELETVVRTRDLHRSKRRKVPFPVVAIVGYTNAGKSTLFNRLTGASVLAENMLFATLDPTLRRVRLPHGTPIILSDTVGFISDLPTHLIAAFRATLEEVVEADLVIHLRDISDPDTAAQADDVERILSDLGVDAADTDRVVEVWNKIDQLDEGNRERLLADSSDGRKTPPIAISAITGEGISALTGLIEKRVSGELESIDVTLEPSQLGQIDWLYRNGDVVSRTDNDDGSVSMTLKATASARDEIAAKILRKNKG; this is encoded by the coding sequence TTGGCACGCGACAGGACTGCCGGCGCCAAGGCCGGCGACAGCAATGGACCCGAATCGGTAGGGGGCGACAAGGCCCCCACGCGCGCGGTGGTCATCGTGCCGGTGCTGACGCGCCAGCCCAAGGGTGACGACGACAGTGCGCGTCCGCGTTTGCAGCGTTCGGCCGAGGCCCGCCACGACGAGGCGGTCGGCCTGACCCGCGCCATCGATCTCGAACCCGTTCACACCGCGATCGTGACGCTCAACGATCCGCGTCCGGCAACATTGCTGGGCAGCGGTAAGGTCGAGGAGTTCGCGACGATCGTGAAGGAGCGCGGGGCGGAACTGGTCATCGTTGACCATCCGCTGACGCCGGTGCAGCAGCGCAACCTCGAAAAAGAGATGAACGCCAAGGTGCTCGACCGCACCGGGCTGATCCTCGAAATCTTCGGCCGGCGCGCCCGTACCAAGGAAGGCACGCTGCAGGTCGAGCTTGCCCATCTCAACTACCAGAAGGGCCGGCTGGTTCGCAGCTGGACCCACCTCGAGCGTCAGCGCGGCGGTGCCGGCTTCCTCGGCGGCCCCGGCGAGACGCAGATCGAATCCGACCGGCGCGCGCTGCAGGAAAAGATCATCAAGCTCAAGCGCGAGCTGGAAACCGTCGTCCGGACCCGCGACCTGCACCGTTCGAAGCGCCGCAAGGTGCCGTTCCCGGTGGTTGCCATTGTCGGCTATACCAACGCCGGCAAGTCGACGCTGTTCAACCGGCTGACCGGCGCCAGCGTGCTGGCCGAGAACATGCTGTTTGCGACGCTGGATCCGACCTTGCGCCGGGTCCGGTTGCCGCATGGCACGCCGATCATCCTGTCCGACACCGTCGGCTTCATTTCGGACCTGCCGACGCACCTGATCGCCGCCTTCAGGGCGACGCTGGAGGAGGTCGTCGAAGCCGACCTCGTCATCCACCTGCGCGATATTTCCGATCCGGATACGGCTGCCCAGGCCGACGATGTCGAGCGCATTCTGTCCGATCTCGGCGTCGATGCTGCCGACACCGACCGCGTCGTCGAGGTCTGGAACAAGATCGACCAGCTCGACGAGGGCAACCGCGAGCGCCTGCTTGCCGACAGCAGCGACGGCCGCAAGACGCCGCCGATTGCCATTTCGGCCATTACGGGCGAGGGCATTTCCGCGCTCACCGGCCTGATCGAGAAGCGGGTTTCGGGCGAGCTGGAGAGCATCGACGTCACTCTGGAGCCGAGCCAGCTCGGTCAGATCGACTGGCTCTACCGCAATGGCGACGTCGTTTCGCGTACCGACAATGACGATGGCAGCGTGTCGATGACGCTCAAGGCAACCGCCTCCGCCCGTGACGAGATCGCAGCGAAAATATTGCGCAAGAACAAGGGCTAA